A single Thermoplasmatales archaeon DNA region contains:
- a CDS encoding ABC transporter ATP-binding protein has product MFLLKAKNLTKKFGEQKKALDTLNLEVETNRLCFLGQNGSGKTTVLSIIAGILTPSTGSLEINGIEPYKNRAEALKSSTFLFEKPKLSYRMKVKEFINFARRSPDLGPDFEPMLKQLDLEEFYDERLFKLSSGQEQLMTLLSAFSRNTSRIIADEAFTHIDISRTGNVMNDMYRMNRDLIFSTHVPEEAETLADYIVILNNGRAVWNGTISDLFSSDIFEVYMTRSAQIKMECLFRYGDICLVKSDIKKLAKLLESGVIIGFRKSGVRRIYGQFDNDR; this is encoded by the coding sequence ATGTTCTTATTAAAGGCCAAAAACTTGACAAAGAAGTTTGGCGAGCAAAAAAAAGCCTTGGATACTTTAAATCTTGAGGTAGAAACAAACCGATTATGTTTTTTAGGACAAAATGGAAGTGGCAAAACAACAGTTCTTTCTATAATAGCAGGTATCTTGACTCCCTCAACAGGTTCTCTGGAGATCAACGGAATCGAACCGTATAAAAACAGAGCCGAAGCACTTAAAAGTTCAACATTTCTCTTTGAAAAGCCTAAACTATCCTACAGGATGAAAGTAAAAGAATTTATTAACTTTGCTCGCCGTTCCCCTGATTTGGGGCCTGATTTTGAGCCCATGCTTAAACAATTAGATCTTGAAGAATTTTATGACGAAAGGCTATTTAAGCTCTCGTCAGGTCAAGAGCAACTCATGACTCTATTAAGTGCCTTCTCACGGAATACTTCAAGAATAATAGCTGATGAAGCGTTCACTCACATTGACATTTCTAGGACAGGAAATGTAATGAACGACATGTACCGTATGAATAGAGATTTGATTTTTTCAACTCATGTCCCTGAAGAAGCCGAAACTCTAGCCGACTACATAGTGATTCTTAACAATGGACGAGCAGTCTGGAACGGAACAATAAGTGACCTATTTTCATCAGACATTTTTGAAGTGTACATGACCAGAAGCGCACAGATTAAAATGGAATGCTTGTTCAGGTATGGTGATATTTGTCTTGTTAAATCGGACATAAAAAAACTTGCGAAGCTGTTAGAGAGTGGCGTAATAATAGGTTTCAGAAAATCCGGAGTGCGCAGAATATATGGCCAATTTGACAATGACCGTTAA
- a CDS encoding ATP-binding protein, which yields MQESEYKLGYVVGINTSDSFRFVIPEDLNVRKWEYVYIDLKDRKILGRIEGIQSKSDLLNEGLDYESVSKYVSTHLEYSTSVCIAKTLGLVDGDNIELSRELVKPGTPVYRAPSDLLERVFRTSDEEALDIGYLADRPDVRVSVNINGMRRHVAIIAQTGAGKSHTAGVIMEELLKKGASIVVLDPHADYVLMRRDRSGKHYQNDIKVFRTPLSTGRYDTIQNGVVDQFTLKFSDLDADDLSQIMGIKESWVSLRKAVENALSKMHGRKDFQEFMNTVENLDPEDYKKLAGRLRFLSKVKSIFSERTTDMTDYLSPGLMSVLDLSGLDQFLANYFSLRVLTAMMEAKMSGQYKYPIFVFIEEAHNFIPPKSQTEIAQIIRKIASEGRKFGLFLVIITQRPGKIDQDILSQCNSEIILRVTNPLDQNAIIESGESISESILQDLPSLNIGEAILVGQFVKMPVNVRIRQRESMEGGGDVNLVPLLKEALEEREKKKSAQEDLKRVSRILGD from the coding sequence GTGCAAGAATCAGAATATAAGCTGGGCTACGTCGTTGGCATTAACACTTCGGACTCCTTCAGGTTCGTGATTCCAGAGGACTTGAACGTGAGAAAATGGGAATACGTATACATCGACCTTAAGGACCGCAAGATCCTGGGAAGGATCGAGGGGATACAGTCGAAGAGCGACCTGCTGAATGAAGGACTTGACTACGAAAGTGTTTCGAAGTATGTTTCCACACACCTTGAGTACTCAACAAGCGTGTGTATTGCGAAAACTTTAGGACTAGTGGATGGAGACAATATAGAACTCTCTAGGGAACTCGTAAAGCCCGGAACGCCTGTCTACCGTGCTCCCTCCGATCTGCTTGAGAGGGTATTCCGAACATCGGATGAAGAAGCCCTGGATATCGGCTATCTTGCTGACAGGCCGGATGTCAGAGTATCGGTGAATATAAACGGTATGAGAAGGCACGTCGCAATAATTGCACAGACCGGGGCAGGAAAGAGCCACACAGCAGGCGTGATCATGGAGGAACTTCTCAAGAAGGGTGCATCTATAGTCGTTCTAGATCCACATGCAGATTATGTCCTAATGAGGAGGGACCGCTCTGGGAAACACTACCAGAACGATATAAAGGTATTCAGAACTCCTCTTAGCACCGGGAGGTACGACACGATCCAGAACGGTGTTGTGGATCAGTTCACCCTGAAATTCTCGGATCTTGACGCAGATGATCTGTCCCAGATCATGGGCATAAAGGAATCATGGGTCTCACTGAGAAAAGCAGTTGAGAACGCACTTTCAAAAATGCATGGTAGGAAGGATTTCCAGGAGTTCATGAACACGGTGGAAAACCTTGATCCAGAGGATTATAAGAAGCTGGCTGGAAGACTGAGATTTCTGTCCAAGGTAAAATCCATATTTTCAGAAAGAACGACCGACATGACCGATTATCTTTCACCCGGACTTATGTCCGTTCTCGATCTCTCTGGCCTCGACCAGTTCCTGGCGAACTACTTCTCCCTCAGGGTACTTACAGCCATGATGGAAGCGAAAATGTCAGGCCAGTACAAATACCCTATATTCGTCTTCATAGAGGAGGCACATAATTTCATACCTCCAAAGTCTCAGACGGAGATAGCACAGATCATTAGAAAAATCGCATCGGAGGGCAGGAAATTCGGTCTGTTTCTTGTGATAATAACGCAGAGACCCGGAAAGATTGATCAGGATATCCTCAGCCAGTGCAATTCCGAAATAATACTAAGAGTAACAAACCCTCTGGATCAAAATGCAATAATAGAGAGCGGTGAGAGCATAAGCGAATCGATTCTGCAGGATCTGCCATCACTGAATATAGGTGAAGCGATATTAGTTGGACAGTTTGTTAAGATGCCTGTGAACGTGAGGATAAGGCAGAGGGAGAGCATGGAAGGTGGAGGCGATGTGAACCTCGTTCCACTCCTTAAAGAAGCCCTGGAAGAGCGTGAAAAGAAGAAATCTGCACAGGAAGACCTCAAGCGCGTCTCAAGAATACTTGGTGATTAG
- a CDS encoding ribosome assembly factor SBDS translates to MVRLEDAIIARLESHGHKFEIFVDPDATDRIKEGKIDADQDLAIDEVYKDARKGEKAGEEAIKEVFKTADIKEIATEIVRKGQIELTTDQRRELLERRKKQIIELIVRESINPQTNTPHPAVRIAQAMEEAKVHVDPFKSAGDQLQTILKAIKPILPIRMDKTKLAVKLTGDAYGKVYGDILRTGYLIKEEWGKDGSWMGLLEVPAGIVGDIMSQLSRKSRENVEIRIVKPR, encoded by the coding sequence ATGGTCAGGTTGGAAGATGCGATAATTGCTAGACTGGAATCACACGGTCATAAGTTCGAGATATTCGTCGATCCGGATGCTACAGATCGCATCAAGGAAGGAAAGATAGACGCGGACCAGGACCTCGCAATAGACGAAGTTTACAAAGACGCTCGTAAAGGAGAAAAGGCAGGAGAAGAAGCGATAAAAGAAGTCTTTAAAACCGCAGACATCAAGGAAATTGCAACCGAGATTGTCAGAAAGGGACAAATTGAACTCACTACAGACCAGAGAAGAGAACTGCTTGAACGCCGAAAGAAACAGATTATAGAACTAATCGTACGTGAATCCATAAACCCGCAGACAAATACACCACACCCTGCGGTAAGGATTGCACAGGCTATGGAAGAGGCAAAAGTTCATGTCGACCCTTTCAAGAGCGCAGGGGATCAACTTCAGACCATATTAAAGGCAATAAAGCCAATACTGCCCATTAGAATGGATAAGACGAAACTTGCAGTGAAACTAACGGGAGATGCCTATGGAAAGGTTTATGGCGATATTCTGAGAACGGGTTATCTGATCAAGGAAGAATGGGGTAAAGATGGCTCATGGATGGGCCTTCTGGAGGTACCTGCTGGAATTGTTGGAGACATAATGAGTCAGCTTTCAAGGAAGTCCAGGGAGAACGTGGAAATACGGATCGTAAAACCGCGTTAG
- the psmA gene encoding archaeal proteasome endopeptidase complex subunit alpha, whose protein sequence is MQQAQMAYDRAITVFSPDGRLFQVEYAREAVKKGSTALGIKFGDGVALISDKKFKSKLVEQNSMEKIQLIDDNVATVTSGLVADARVLVDFARVAAQQEKITYGSLVNLENLVKRVADQMQQYTQYGGVRPYGVSMIFAGIDSIAPKLFDCDPAGTINEYRAVIIGALKDQVTAFLEKEYKEGMSESEAVLLGIRALKSVSEEGSEIRSPEVATIVKGKKFHIYSKEEVDKVFKEA, encoded by the coding sequence ATGCAACAAGCCCAAATGGCGTATGATAGAGCTATAACTGTATTTTCCCCTGATGGCAGGTTATTTCAGGTAGAGTATGCAAGGGAAGCTGTTAAGAAAGGTTCGACTGCCTTAGGAATAAAATTTGGAGATGGCGTGGCACTGATATCTGATAAGAAATTCAAGAGTAAACTGGTTGAGCAGAATTCGATGGAAAAGATCCAGCTCATAGATGATAATGTTGCAACCGTTACATCTGGCCTTGTTGCTGATGCGAGAGTTCTTGTTGATTTTGCAAGGGTTGCGGCACAGCAGGAGAAGATCACATATGGGTCTCTCGTGAACCTTGAGAACCTTGTCAAGAGAGTTGCCGATCAGATGCAGCAATACACACAGTACGGAGGCGTAAGACCGTATGGTGTATCCATGATTTTCGCCGGTATAGACAGTATTGCACCAAAACTTTTTGACTGCGATCCCGCGGGAACTATCAATGAGTACAGGGCAGTGATCATAGGCGCGCTTAAGGATCAGGTTACAGCATTCCTTGAGAAAGAATACAAGGAAGGGATGTCAGAAAGCGAAGCTGTTTTGCTGGGCATAAGGGCACTTAAATCTGTAAGTGAAGAAGGATCAGAGATAAGGAGTCCCGAGGTCGCGACGATAGTTAAAGGGAAGAAATTCCACATCTATTCAAAGGAAGAAGTTGATAAGGTCTTCAAGGAAGCATAA
- a CDS encoding AAA family ATPase, whose product MIINRLKLHNFLSHNDTEISLEKGVNIIIGKNGAGKSSIIDGMKFAFLGERRGSKIEDLVKRGKTDCSVSLDFTIGNHNYLITRQMSIGKNGNVKDRDAVLVRDGIEIARHVSGVDKAIEDPNYVGINKEVFLNSVFVEQGEIDALVSSAKSEREKIFGKIVGLDVLTEYADELKTLKKDLDLKRSLLLGIPDELKLTKDQRNDIDQSVQDTLAELATATQKASDIKAQLDITKEKRDGLLGKLNKIKADSDTLEQKKNKRLELEKRIKEDLQKTEEFSSRADSLEKNIDRALLQKKDRVNEYLSKKDKISDKRERLKKNEEQINSYNEMKSELQQLEKPHERYLILKKEMDSIEAELDELKDAYENYRRKLELASSEKEEIDKIEKRISSEKVEIQAVLGVEIDSREKLEDIVNQKRELFQENQKQKSVLDSEIRGLEDQVKIIKEKIGTISGITTCPLCQQPITDEHRAVILEGYNNEISKIDGEIGDNNNLVKKINNELKELNKINDFLNSRKINDFYRDTENLKSHREKYEKLNDDTKKLEFEYLSYTEKQKQKDLKKEELKNLEMSYQKYESLKISLSHMDIGKIQEETGALVSNIEEIEKDLMTIELELGFIPGRFTLETIQKMEGLDKKIQGIKTDVTSVRARVEADSASLSDLNKEIEELYKSVASYPSIQTEFKNTDKMLVDSQKNHEDALGNISKLETRKEVYEKQIEELDVKISDLKIKQEKLERLADAITEMEKLRQCFDRDGIQKAIRKDSAEFLTLKVMDYADSFNLNFDDVKVSEDMNIEISQNGQTESVDMLSGGEKTALSIALRLALAKYVMENIKTMIMDEPTTYLDQDRRSNLKDIIQYTFSSEDTPVPQMIIVTHHTDLYTAADNVFEVVKQNGNSMVSSVI is encoded by the coding sequence ATGATAATCAATAGGCTGAAGCTGCATAATTTCCTGTCCCACAACGACACCGAAATATCTCTGGAGAAAGGCGTAAACATAATCATAGGAAAGAATGGAGCCGGGAAGAGCAGCATAATAGACGGAATGAAATTCGCTTTCCTTGGCGAACGTCGGGGATCTAAAATAGAGGATCTTGTAAAGAGGGGAAAAACAGACTGTTCTGTCTCTCTGGATTTTACTATAGGAAATCACAATTATCTCATAACAAGGCAGATGAGCATAGGAAAAAACGGCAATGTTAAGGATAGGGACGCCGTTCTTGTTCGGGACGGAATAGAGATCGCACGGCATGTTTCCGGTGTAGACAAAGCCATAGAAGATCCTAATTACGTGGGAATAAATAAAGAAGTATTCCTTAATTCAGTATTTGTTGAACAGGGAGAAATAGACGCTCTGGTGTCAAGTGCGAAATCTGAGCGCGAAAAGATATTCGGAAAAATTGTTGGTCTTGACGTACTCACAGAATATGCAGACGAACTTAAAACGCTAAAGAAGGACCTTGACTTGAAAAGGAGTTTGCTCCTTGGAATACCGGATGAGTTGAAATTAACCAAGGATCAAAGGAACGATATCGATCAGTCCGTACAGGACACTTTAGCCGAACTGGCCACCGCGACACAAAAGGCGTCAGATATTAAGGCGCAGCTCGATATTACAAAAGAGAAAAGGGACGGACTTCTCGGCAAGCTGAATAAAATTAAAGCGGATTCAGACACCCTGGAGCAGAAAAAGAACAAAAGATTAGAGCTCGAGAAAAGAATCAAGGAAGATTTACAGAAAACAGAGGAATTCTCTTCCAGAGCTGATAGCCTCGAGAAGAACATCGATCGCGCCCTTCTGCAGAAGAAAGATAGAGTAAATGAATACTTAAGCAAGAAGGATAAGATCAGCGACAAAAGGGAACGCCTGAAGAAAAATGAAGAGCAGATTAACTCATACAATGAAATGAAGTCCGAACTTCAACAACTCGAAAAACCGCATGAAAGATACCTGATTCTCAAAAAAGAGATGGATTCCATTGAAGCGGAATTGGACGAACTGAAAGATGCGTATGAAAATTACAGGAGGAAACTGGAACTCGCATCGAGTGAGAAAGAAGAGATAGATAAGATAGAAAAACGGATTTCTAGCGAGAAAGTTGAGATTCAGGCAGTACTGGGTGTAGAGATAGATAGCCGTGAAAAGCTTGAGGATATAGTAAATCAGAAGAGAGAGCTTTTCCAGGAGAACCAGAAACAAAAATCGGTCCTAGATTCCGAAATAAGAGGCCTTGAAGATCAGGTAAAAATAATTAAAGAGAAAATCGGGACAATATCAGGCATCACTACATGCCCCCTATGCCAGCAACCAATAACCGACGAACATAGGGCTGTGATCCTGGAAGGCTATAATAATGAAATCTCTAAAATAGATGGCGAGATCGGGGATAACAATAATCTGGTAAAAAAAATTAATAATGAACTGAAAGAACTTAACAAAATTAACGATTTCCTCAACAGCAGGAAGATTAACGATTTTTACAGAGATACAGAGAACCTGAAGTCTCACAGAGAAAAATACGAGAAATTAAATGACGATACCAAGAAACTTGAATTCGAATATTTGAGTTATACAGAAAAGCAGAAACAGAAGGATCTGAAGAAAGAAGAGCTCAAAAATTTGGAAATGAGCTACCAGAAATATGAATCCCTGAAGATTAGCCTATCTCATATGGATATAGGAAAAATCCAGGAAGAAACTGGTGCCTTAGTATCAAACATTGAGGAGATTGAAAAGGATCTCATGACAATAGAGCTGGAGCTGGGTTTTATCCCGGGTCGTTTTACGTTAGAAACAATTCAAAAAATGGAGGGACTTGATAAAAAGATCCAGGGCATAAAGACAGACGTTACATCCGTGAGAGCTCGGGTAGAAGCAGATAGTGCGTCATTATCAGATCTGAACAAGGAGATCGAGGAACTTTATAAGTCGGTCGCATCTTACCCCAGTATCCAAACCGAGTTCAAGAACACGGACAAGATGTTAGTAGATTCACAAAAAAACCATGAGGATGCCTTAGGAAATATTTCAAAATTAGAGACAAGAAAAGAGGTTTATGAAAAACAGATCGAAGAACTTGATGTGAAAATATCTGATCTGAAAATTAAACAGGAAAAACTTGAGAGATTGGCCGATGCAATTACAGAGATGGAAAAACTCAGGCAGTGCTTTGATCGTGACGGCATACAGAAAGCAATAAGGAAGGATTCTGCGGAATTTCTAACCTTAAAAGTAATGGATTACGCAGATTCTTTCAATCTTAATTTTGATGACGTTAAAGTCAGCGAGGACATGAACATAGAGATATCCCAGAATGGCCAGACAGAAAGCGTAGATATGCTGAGTGGCGGAGAAAAAACAGCACTCTCGATTGCCCTGAGACTAGCACTTGCAAAATACGTTATGGAAAACATAAAAACAATGATCATGGATGAACCAACCACTTACCTGGATCAGGATCGAAGGAGCAACTTGAAGGATATAATACAGTACACGTTTAGCAGCGAGGATACTCCTGTTCCACAGATGATCATAGTTACACATCACACCGATCTTTACACGGCTGCAGATAACGTATTCGAGGTTGTGAAGCAGAATGGAAACTCAATGGTATCATCGGTAATATGA
- a CDS encoding DNA double-strand break repair nuclease NurA, protein MSTGFYDYVEFLRKNREQIKGDLMIPKDSWRRSLYSEIFDKYFFPMPNYSEPHGMISATDSSEIIRELYNGKKLMLFRSLTSIQNKNYESFLTKLQVVAREDVQRYTIMSMEHSEHLSILKMLENESPDYILVDGSLSGRIFSEEIAIDADDFKEFRNEYFTSLLTMVDLAVRKNIPLIFIAKSSDSSIFRNFLLSQVQAEGKKIDLERKSRSTDHFIIKSMATYPGYSFPVSHTMKLATGDRQMEIPIITTHILPDTRDLPFKVEIVASKNDGNEDLREDIRSLLFWGYGGLKVHNIWLSRVDDLVKFRSEETENVFMRAFEKEIGISLYETRGERRARIRI, encoded by the coding sequence ATGAGTACAGGATTCTACGATTATGTTGAATTTTTACGAAAGAACAGGGAGCAGATCAAAGGCGACCTGATGATACCAAAAGATTCCTGGAGAAGATCACTGTATTCCGAGATCTTCGACAAGTATTTCTTCCCTATGCCAAATTATTCCGAACCACATGGCATGATCTCAGCAACGGATAGCTCTGAAATCATAAGAGAGTTATACAATGGAAAAAAACTGATGCTTTTCCGCTCCCTTACAAGCATCCAGAACAAAAACTACGAAAGTTTTCTGACAAAGTTGCAGGTTGTCGCCCGTGAGGATGTGCAGAGATACACCATAATGAGCATGGAGCACTCCGAACACCTGAGCATACTGAAAATGCTTGAAAACGAGAGTCCGGATTATATTTTGGTGGATGGTTCATTAAGCGGAAGAATATTTTCGGAAGAGATTGCCATAGATGCTGATGATTTTAAGGAGTTTAGGAATGAATATTTCACGTCGCTCTTAACGATGGTCGATCTTGCTGTTAGAAAAAATATACCCCTGATATTTATAGCAAAGAGTTCTGACAGTTCCATATTCAGGAATTTCCTTCTGTCCCAGGTGCAGGCGGAAGGTAAAAAAATCGATCTTGAGAGGAAGAGCCGCAGCACTGACCATTTCATAATAAAGTCCATGGCCACTTATCCCGGATATTCATTTCCAGTATCCCACACTATGAAGCTTGCCACTGGCGATCGACAGATGGAGATCCCTATAATTACGACACACATACTGCCGGATACAAGGGATTTACCATTTAAGGTGGAGATCGTTGCATCAAAAAACGACGGAAATGAAGATCTAAGGGAGGATATACGCAGCCTGCTATTCTGGGGATATGGCGGGCTTAAGGTACACAATATCTGGCTCTCAAGGGTCGATGATCTAGTAAAATTCAGGAGCGAAGAAACGGAGAATGTTTTTATGCGTGCATTTGAAAAGGAGATAGGCATAAGCCTCTATGAAACCAGGGGGGAGAGACGTGCAAGAATCAGAATATAA
- a CDS encoding cupin domain-containing protein, protein MVVISVPDKGIKIESSGEAKVFLENIGIHYERWDTGKLSSDETDPEKILEAYDEDVRRLKRIGGYTTADVIDMKPDTPDLDSMLQKFRKEHTHSEDEVRYAIEGRGIFYIHTETDEVVSVEVETGDLIRIPRGTRHWFDLCNEKRIKAIRLFQDPAGWTPYYTGSGKEQSYEPVCFGPSYIPTTKRR, encoded by the coding sequence ATGGTAGTTATAAGCGTTCCTGACAAAGGTATAAAGATTGAAAGCAGTGGAGAGGCAAAAGTTTTTCTGGAAAATATAGGGATACATTACGAAAGGTGGGATACTGGCAAATTAAGCAGTGATGAAACCGATCCAGAAAAGATTCTTGAAGCATACGATGAAGATGTGCGGAGACTCAAGAGAATAGGTGGCTACACAACGGCAGACGTAATTGATATGAAACCAGATACCCCTGATCTTGATTCTATGCTTCAAAAGTTCAGGAAGGAACATACGCACAGCGAAGACGAAGTGAGGTACGCAATAGAGGGCAGAGGTATATTCTATATCCATACTGAAACGGATGAAGTTGTTTCAGTAGAGGTTGAGACAGGCGATCTTATCCGCATACCCAGGGGAACGAGACACTGGTTTGATCTATGCAACGAAAAAAGGATCAAGGCTATAAGGCTGTTTCAGGACCCAGCTGGCTGGACTCCTTATTACACGGGAAGTGGAAAGGAGCAATCATATGAGCCCGTATGTTTTGGGCCTTCGTATATACCTACAACAAAGCGAAGATGA
- a CDS encoding nucleotidyl transferase AbiEii/AbiGii toxin family protein: MIDSKKIMEISQLSHLRPWQQEKHYLQSLILTTISDYPLVFKGGTYLWFFHGLNRFSEDLDFTAKGLFKRELPEFVSRSLRLYGYENKLKIINENNFNVSARFMIDGPLHTNEKDRCIVYVEISMREKVILPGIPLSINLPQYDIPVRTITGMNLDEVGAEKVRAILTRNKDRDVYDLFYLIRLKNILFDQELINRKLDYYNKKFDPAEFLNRLGQAQKTYKKELRQTVLGELPDFDVVRAYIENWVKGG; this comes from the coding sequence ATGATTGATTCAAAGAAGATAATGGAAATTTCCCAACTATCACACTTGAGGCCATGGCAGCAGGAAAAGCATTATCTGCAGAGTTTAATCCTCACAACCATTTCGGACTATCCTCTCGTGTTTAAAGGGGGAACATATCTATGGTTTTTTCACGGGCTTAACAGATTTTCTGAGGATTTAGATTTCACCGCAAAAGGCCTATTCAAAAGAGAATTGCCTGAATTTGTTTCAAGATCCTTGAGACTATACGGTTATGAAAACAAGTTAAAGATCATAAATGAGAATAATTTCAATGTATCAGCAAGATTCATGATCGATGGTCCCCTGCACACGAATGAAAAGGATAGATGCATAGTGTACGTTGAGATCAGCATGAGGGAAAAGGTCATTCTTCCAGGTATACCATTGAGTATAAATCTTCCCCAATATGATATTCCTGTTCGAACAATCACCGGAATGAACCTTGATGAAGTAGGAGCAGAAAAAGTCAGGGCAATTCTTACACGAAACAAGGACAGAGACGTATACGATTTATTTTATCTCATTCGTCTAAAGAACATTCTGTTCGATCAGGAATTAATCAACAGAAAGCTCGACTATTACAATAAAAAATTTGACCCTGCTGAATTTCTCAATAGATTAGGCCAAGCTCAAAAAACGTATAAAAAGGAATTAAGGCAAACAGTTCTGGGCGAGCTACCTGATTTTGATGTAGTCCGAGCCTATATAGAGAACTGGGTGAAAGGGGGATAA
- a CDS encoding exonuclease SbcCD subunit D, with translation MKRRNLHRKTSSASQEYLVIRMLKFMHVSDTHLGSRQYMIDEREQDFYDAFREAMDIALRENVDFIIHTGDLFDTWSPSNRALTEFKDSILPIMERKIPFFLILGDHDRPKRKDYPAARIFDFAGIKLLGMDSLEHHVVEINDEQVLIAGISNLKGMRKPELLEAYQQADKLALGYKNSILMSHQAIEGFLYDEACEARYEELPQHFSYLAFGHVHDWALRDSTYPVFSYAGSTEMKSTNEISGFLKNGKSINIVTMDDGNVKVERRILKSVRFQYRIDSDFSNYASDIDTMINKYSMNFETKKPVVSVRITGEGSRESVKEKLATYDNIIFRNPEFHSIERTVEIKPGMEKISDYINSYFSDSPETAKLAVDFYANMGGRDANTKEDGIKWLKRTLGVEDDDNQ, from the coding sequence GTGAAAAGAAGAAATCTGCACAGGAAGACCTCAAGCGCGTCTCAAGAATACTTGGTGATTAGGATGCTCAAGTTCATGCATGTTTCTGATACGCACCTTGGAAGCAGGCAGTACATGATCGATGAGAGGGAACAGGACTTCTACGATGCTTTCCGTGAAGCAATGGATATAGCTCTTCGTGAAAATGTTGATTTCATCATTCATACGGGGGATCTTTTTGATACCTGGAGCCCTAGCAACAGGGCGCTTACTGAGTTCAAAGACAGTATACTTCCGATCATGGAACGCAAGATCCCTTTTTTCCTGATCCTCGGTGACCACGACCGCCCGAAGAGAAAGGATTATCCAGCTGCGCGCATATTTGACTTCGCTGGAATCAAGCTTCTGGGAATGGATAGCCTGGAGCACCACGTTGTAGAGATCAACGATGAACAAGTCCTGATTGCCGGCATATCTAACCTCAAGGGTATGAGAAAACCTGAACTACTCGAGGCTTATCAGCAGGCCGACAAACTGGCTTTAGGTTATAAGAACTCAATTCTGATGTCACACCAGGCTATAGAGGGCTTTCTTTATGATGAGGCCTGTGAGGCCAGGTACGAGGAACTGCCGCAGCACTTCAGCTACCTCGCCTTTGGCCACGTTCACGACTGGGCATTAAGGGACAGCACCTACCCCGTTTTTTCATATGCTGGATCGACAGAGATGAAATCCACAAACGAGATCTCTGGCTTCCTCAAGAACGGGAAATCCATAAATATAGTGACGATGGACGATGGAAACGTAAAGGTTGAGAGAAGGATCCTGAAGAGCGTGAGATTCCAGTACAGGATAGATTCTGATTTCTCCAATTATGCCAGTGACATTGATACCATGATCAACAAATATTCGATGAACTTTGAAACAAAGAAACCTGTAGTCTCGGTGAGGATAACAGGAGAGGGAAGCAGGGAATCAGTCAAGGAGAAACTCGCAACCTACGATAACATAATTTTCAGGAATCCAGAATTTCACAGCATAGAGCGTACAGTTGAGATAAAACCTGGCATGGAAAAGATAAGCGATTACATCAACTCCTATTTTTCAGACAGTCCTGAAACTGCGAAACTTGCAGTGGATTTCTATGCAAACATGGGCGGAAGGGATGCAAATACCAAGGAAGATGGAATAAAATGGCTCAAGAGAACCCTTGGAGTGGAGGACGATGATAATCAATAG
- the mtnB gene encoding methylthioribulose 1-phosphate dehydratase, with product MTNKLQEVNVGNQGIREANLNVSLDLIKIAYEFYRRGWLFGTSGNLSALISRSPFVLSITGSGLDKSMLNLRDIVYVDDLGRILSGERKPSSETLLHVAAIKQRNCSAVFHTHSIWGTILSKKYLKDGGFQMEGYEMLKGLENVVSHDHSEWIPVLENSQDMLSLSAKVNDLLKNDKNLHCFLLSGHGLYV from the coding sequence GTGACAAATAAATTGCAGGAAGTAAATGTAGGAAACCAGGGGATTCGGGAAGCAAATCTTAACGTCTCACTCGATCTAATAAAAATTGCGTACGAATTCTACAGAAGAGGATGGCTTTTTGGCACAAGCGGGAATCTGAGTGCACTGATCTCGAGATCTCCATTTGTTCTTTCCATTACGGGAAGCGGCCTTGACAAAAGCATGTTGAACTTGCGAGACATAGTTTACGTTGATGATCTTGGAAGAATCCTCTCCGGGGAGAGAAAACCATCAAGTGAAACATTGCTTCATGTTGCTGCGATCAAACAGAGGAACTGTAGCGCCGTGTTCCACACTCACTCTATTTGGGGAACAATTCTCTCAAAGAAATACCTCAAGGATGGGGGATTTCAGATGGAGGGATATGAAATGCTCAAAGGACTTGAAAACGTAGTATCTCACGATCATTCCGAATGGATCCCGGTTTTAGAAAATTCGCAGGACATGCTCTCCCTTTCCGCTAAGGTCAACGATTTACTCAAAAATGATAAAAACCTACATTGTTTCCTTCTTTCCGGCCATGGCCTGTATGTATGA